From the genome of Streptomyces spinoverrucosus:
ACCGACATAAGGAATTGCCCTCCCGGTCATGCCCTGGCAGCGGATTTCGCCGGGCACCGATCTCCGAGGGAAAGCCTTCCAGCACGGAGCGTGTTCGTGCTATTACACGAAAGAGCGGGAATGGATCAACTCCCGCTGGGCACACATGGGTTCCTCCTCGAGCGATGCACTGCGCCCTGACCGAATCGGCTCGTTCGCCGTGCGAACGGATGGTTCCGTTTCTCCGCGATTCGGTACAAGCAGCGTGTACGAGGCGGCCGCGACGGGCGGTCGTCGCGCCGCACGAAGGAGGCACTCATGGCCTCACCCTTGTCCGCGAACCGTTTCCTCGACTGCCTGCGGGACGAAGGCCTCACCGTCGTCGAGGTGGGCGACTGGAGAGACCACAACCGCAACCACGTGGGACCGTGGGGCCCCGTGCACGGCGTGATGATCCACCACACCGTGACCCGGGGCAGCGCCTACACGGTGGAGCTCTGCCGGAAGGGCTACGAGGGCCTGCCCGGCCCGCTGTGCCACGGCGTCATCACCAAGGACGGCAGGGTCCACCTCGTCGGCTACGGCCGCGCCAACCACGCGGGCCTCGGCGACGACGACGTCCTGCGCGCGGTGATCGCGGAGAAGGCACTGCCGCCGGACAACGAGAAGAACACCGACGGCAACCGCCACTTCTACGGCTTCGAGTGCGAGAACCTCGGCGACGGCGAGGACCCCTGGCCCGAGGCGCAGCTGGAGGCCGTCGAGCGGGGGGCCGCGGCGGTGTGCCGCGCGCACGGCTGGACGCACCGCTCGGTCATCGGTCACCTGGAGTGGCAGCCGGGGAAGGTGGACCCGCGCGGGTTCACGATGGACGCGATGCGCCGGCGGATCGCCGAGCGGCTGAAGTAGCCCACGGGCGACAATGGCCGGGTGACCAG
Proteins encoded in this window:
- a CDS encoding N-acetylmuramoyl-L-alanine amidase encodes the protein MASPLSANRFLDCLRDEGLTVVEVGDWRDHNRNHVGPWGPVHGVMIHHTVTRGSAYTVELCRKGYEGLPGPLCHGVITKDGRVHLVGYGRANHAGLGDDDVLRAVIAEKALPPDNEKNTDGNRHFYGFECENLGDGEDPWPEAQLEAVERGAAAVCRAHGWTHRSVIGHLEWQPGKVDPRGFTMDAMRRRIAERLK